One window of the Anaeromyxobacter dehalogenans 2CP-C genome contains the following:
- the lipA gene encoding lipoyl synthase has product MSVPRSSLPVLGTEAPTSRRDIATAMRERGIPMDAKKPSWLRVNVPGGERYQKVRETLKGLQLHTVCAEAHCPNVAECWGGGTATVMLMGDVCTRGCRFCNVKTAAHPPALDPDEPRHLAAAIAELGLDYIVVTSVDRDDLPDGGAAHFADAIRRLKEIPGLLVEVLTPDFRGDPAAVRTVGRAAPDVFANNLETVRRLTPAVRDAKATYDQTLGVLAQMKREFPQVVTKSSIMVGLGEQEAEVVEAMRDLRANGVEILTLGQYLRPSAWHLPVVEYVSPERFAAYRDQGLALGFRYVASGPLVRSSYRAAELFLRGEIESRTKPR; this is encoded by the coding sequence CGAGCGCGGCATCCCGATGGACGCCAAGAAGCCGAGCTGGCTCCGGGTGAACGTGCCGGGGGGCGAGCGCTACCAGAAGGTCCGGGAGACGCTGAAGGGGCTCCAGCTCCACACCGTCTGCGCCGAGGCGCACTGCCCGAACGTGGCGGAGTGCTGGGGCGGCGGCACCGCGACCGTCATGCTGATGGGCGACGTGTGCACGCGCGGCTGCCGCTTCTGCAACGTGAAGACGGCCGCGCACCCGCCGGCGCTCGATCCCGACGAGCCGCGCCACCTGGCCGCGGCCATCGCCGAGCTGGGGCTCGACTACATCGTCGTGACCAGCGTGGACCGCGACGACCTGCCGGACGGCGGCGCCGCGCACTTCGCCGACGCGATCCGGCGGCTGAAGGAGATCCCCGGGCTGCTCGTCGAGGTGCTGACGCCGGACTTCCGGGGCGACCCCGCGGCCGTGCGCACGGTCGGCCGCGCCGCGCCGGACGTCTTCGCGAACAACCTCGAGACCGTGCGCCGCCTCACGCCGGCGGTCCGCGACGCGAAGGCCACCTACGACCAGACGCTCGGCGTGCTCGCGCAGATGAAGCGCGAGTTCCCGCAGGTGGTCACGAAGTCGTCGATCATGGTCGGCCTGGGCGAGCAGGAGGCCGAGGTGGTCGAGGCGATGCGGGACCTCCGCGCGAACGGCGTCGAGATCCTCACGCTCGGCCAGTACCTGCGCCCGAGCGCCTGGCACCTTCCGGTGGTGGAGTACGTGTCGCCCGAGCGCTTCGCGGCGTACCGGGACCAGGGGCTCGCCCTCGGGTTCCGGTACGTGGCGAGCGGCCCGCTGGTCCGATCGTCGTACCGCGCGGCGGAGCTGTTCCTGCGCGGCGAGATCGAGTCGAGGACGAAGCCCCGCTGA